A region of the Sphingobium yanoikuyae genome:
TCGCCTCGGAAGTGTGGGATTTCATCCGCAGCGTCGGCGCGGCGCGGCAAATGTAATAAATTGTTGCTTGGGCGGTGGCGCCTTGCGCGATCGTCCGGGCGACCCGATATTGGCTGTGCGGACCGGGCCCCTCTGGCGACATGGATCTCTTCCCCCTTGATCCAGGTCGCGATGTCGGACCGCATCGGGTGCGCCCGGTGCAGGTTTTGTGGCAATTCCCCCCTCTTTTTGCCGCAGGAGACCGCACCGGGCTCACTCGAACCACATTTATGATGGAGTGAGTGAAGCCGTGAACAATCCCGTACGCATGCCGGGCTATGGTGCCAGCCAGACGGCGCAGACCGATGCTGGCCTGCGCGCGCACATGCTCGGCGTTTTCCGCAATATGGGCATCGGCCTGGTCATCACCGGCCTGGTCGCCGCCCTGGTCGGCAATACCCCGGTGCTGGCTGCCGCCATCTTCGGCACGCCGCTGAAGTGGGTCGCGATCTTCGCGCCGCTGGCCTTTGTCTTCTTCTTCAGCTTCCGCATCGACAAGATGACGACCGCTGGCGCGCGCACCGCCTTCTACGCCTTCGCGGCGGTGATGGGCGTGTCGCTGGGCAGCGTCTTCCTGGTCTTCACCGGCGGCAGCATCGCCCAGGCCTTCTTCTCGGCGGCGGTGATGTTCCTCGCCATGGCGCTCTGGGGCTATACCACCCAGCGTGACCTGACCAAGATGGGCAGCTTCCTGATGATGGGCCTGATCGGCATCGTCGTCGCCAGCCTGATCAACATCTTCATCGGCTCGTCGGCCATGGCAATGGTGATCTCGATCATCGGCGTGGTGGTCTTCACCGGCCTCACCGCCTGGGACGTGCAGCGCATCAAGTCGGAATATTTCTATTATGCCGGCCATGAGGTGGCGCAGAAGATGCAGGTGATGGGCGCGCTGTCGCTCTACCTGAACTTCGTCAACCTGTTCCAGATGCTGCTGAGCCTGACCGGCGAGCGCGAATAAGCATGCGGGACCAGGCCACCGTGTCGGCCATGCTCTGCCCGGTCTGCCATGTGGGGCTCCACATGAGCGACCGGCAGGGGGTGGAGATCGACTATTGCCCGCAATGTCGCGGTGTCTGGCTGGACCGGGGCGAACTCGACAAGATCATCGAGCGCTCGGTTCAGCCGGCCCCGGCGCCCGCCGCGCCGCAGATGAGCTACCGCCCGGACCGCGAATATCGCGACGACGGGCAGGGCTATCCCAAGAAACGCAAGAAGAGCTTTCTGGAAGAGCTGTTCGATTGAGAGAAGGCCGGTCCCGATGGGGCCGGCCTTTTTCGTTGGGCAAAGAAAGAGAGATCCCAGCCTTCGCTGGGATGACGGAAATTAGGCGCCGTTTTCTACCTTCGTCATGCCAGCGAAGGCTGGCATCCCACTGCCTTTTGGCGCAGCATTACCGTCATGACGGGCGGCTGGGTCTATATCATGACGAACCGTGCTTATGGCGTGCTGTATATCGGCGTGACGTCCAGCCTGCCGCATCGAACCATGCAGCACCGCGATGGCACCGGCTCGGATTTCTGTCGCCGCTATGGTCTGGATCGACTGGTCTATGCCGAGCGGCATGCAACGATCATCGATGCCATCGCACGAGAAAAGGCGATGAAGGCGTGGAAGCGCGAATGGAAAGTTCGGCTGGTCGAGAGCATCAATCCGAAATGGGCAGACCTGTTCGACACGCTGCACATGGATTGAACCAGCGAGCAGAAAGAAAAGTGAGATGCCAGCCTTCGCTGGCATGACGGGGAGTGGATGACCACAGTCCGGTCATGTCAGCAGATGCTGGCATCCTATCATTTCCCGACCGCTCCTTAATGCGCCGCGCCCCAGCTTGGGCCGGTGCCGATTTCCACGCCCAGCGGTACGGACAGGCTGACCATCGGTTCGGCGGCGCTTTCCATGACCTGGCGGATCACCTTGCTGGCGGCTTCGACATCGGCTTCAGGCAGTTCGAACACCAGTTCGTCATGCACCTGCAGCAGCATGCGCACGCGCGGCAGGCCGGCGGCCTCGAGCGCCGGGCCCATGCGGGCCATCGCCCGCTTGATGATGTCGGCGCTGGTGCCCTGGATCGGCGCGTTGATCGCGGCGCGTTCGGCGCCCTGCCGTTCGTGCTGGACCGGTGCCTTGATGCGCGGGAACCAGGTCTTGCGGCCGAACAGGGTTTCGGTGAAGCCGTTGGCGCGCGCCTTTTCCAGCGTCTCGTTGATATAGACGCTGATGCCGGGGAAGCGCTCATAATAGCGGCTGATCATGTCCTGCGCCTCGTCGGCGCTGATTTCCAGCCGGCCGGCCAGGCCCCAGCGCGAAATGCCATAGAGGATCGCGAAATTGATCGTCTTGGCGCGGCCGCGCGTGTCGCGATTGATCTCGCCGAACAATTCCATGGCCGTGCGGTTATGAATATCCTCGCCCTGCTCGAACGCATCCTTGAGCGCGGGGACATCGGCCATGTGCGCGGCCAGGCGCAGCTCGATCTGGCTATAGTCCGCCGCCAGGATGACATTGCCGGGTTCGGCGACGAAGGCGTGGCGGATCTGCCGGCCGATCTCGGTGCGGATCGGGATATTCTGCAGGTTGGGGTCGGTCGAGGACAGGCGGCCGGTCTGGGCGCCGGTCAGCGAGTAACTGGTATGGACCCGGCCGGTGTCGCGATTGATCTGCTGCTGCAGCGCGTCGGTATAGGTGGAT
Encoded here:
- a CDS encoding Bax inhibitor-1/YccA family protein gives rise to the protein MPGYGASQTAQTDAGLRAHMLGVFRNMGIGLVITGLVAALVGNTPVLAAAIFGTPLKWVAIFAPLAFVFFFSFRIDKMTTAGARTAFYAFAAVMGVSLGSVFLVFTGGSIAQAFFSAAVMFLAMALWGYTTQRDLTKMGSFLMMGLIGIVVASLINIFIGSSAMAMVISIIGVVVFTGLTAWDVQRIKSEYFYYAGHEVAQKMQVMGALSLYLNFVNLFQMLLSLTGERE
- a CDS encoding zf-TFIIB domain-containing protein, with translation MRDQATVSAMLCPVCHVGLHMSDRQGVEIDYCPQCRGVWLDRGELDKIIERSVQPAPAPAAPQMSYRPDREYRDDGQGYPKKRKKSFLEELFD
- a CDS encoding GIY-YIG nuclease family protein — encoded protein: MTGGWVYIMTNRAYGVLYIGVTSSLPHRTMQHRDGTGSDFCRRYGLDRLVYAERHATIIDAIAREKAMKAWKREWKVRLVESINPKWADLFDTLHMD